TCGGCGAGGGAAGGCCGGGGAAAATAACGAAAAAACTTCAGTCTATCTTTTTTGATATAGTCAAGGGAAAGAACGGCACGTTCGCATCGTGGCTGACAAAAGTCTGAACTGAAGGAGGGCAGGACACTCGTCCGCCCTCCTCTGTCATTACTTCTTTTCCTCTGCAGGTGTTTCTGCCGTGACTTCTTCTGTTTTCGGTGCTTCTTCGGTTTGCTTCATATGGCATTTGCCGCAGTCAGCCTCTGCAGTCTGTGAAAAAGCCTTCTGGCCGTCATGGCATTTGCCGCAGTAATCTGGCTTCTCATGATCTTCCCTGGTCATCTTGAAGGCGCCTTTTTTCATGCCGAATGGCTTTGGATGGCAGTCAGCGCATTTCATCCCCTGCTTGGGACCATGCGTATCGCCATTGAATAGCACCTTTCCGGCATCTCCTCCGGCATATTCGACCGACTTGCCTGGTCCGACAGCAATGGCGCTCCCGACGAAAGCGACTGCTACCAGCACACTGAGGATTATCTTCGCGAATTTCATTCCCATCACCTCCTTTCGTCGATATGTCAATCCGGTCTGTCATGCACTGAGTCCTGTGCTGCGCGCATGTGTTTCCCGCAATGCCTGACAGTTTTTCCTGTCCGAAAAATGATTATTCCCTTTTTTTAGAAAAAACTATATAAATATACTTTAGAAGTCTTTTTTGAATGTTGTCAAGGAATTTCAACTGCGCTGATCAGGCATTGCGGTTTCTTGAATTATCACTTTCATTGATGTAATATTAATGTGTAATATGAAAAAAATAATCCGGAAGGTAATACTGCCCGCAGGCGGGCTTGGGACACGATTTCTTCCCGCAACGAAGGCCTCACCGAAAGAGATGCTGCCGATCGTTGACAAACCTATGATACAGTATGCAATCGAAGAGGCTAGTGCCTGTGGAATAGAAGAGTTCATTATTATCACCGGCAAATATAAAAGGGCAATCGAAGACCATTTCGATTCCGCATATGAGCTCGAGGAAAGCCTGAAAAAGACCGGGAAAAAAAGGCAGCTTGAGGAGATCAACAGGCTGAACAAGCTCAATTTTGCATACATACGGCAGAAAGCAGCCCTCGGACTGGGACATGCCATCTCCTGTGCCAAACCTTTTGTGAAGGATGAACCGTTTGCGGTCATATTAAGTGATGACATTATCGATCCGGAGGATTGCCTGCTCAGGGACATGATACACCTCTACAGGGAGTTCGACTCGCCCATCCTGGCACTGCAGAAGGTTCCGGCATCAGAGGTGAACAAATACGGTATAGTGGACGGAAAAAAGGAAAGAGATAATGTGTTCAGAATCGACAGCCTTGTGGAAAAACCGGCATTGAACGATGCTCCTTCTGATATGGCAATAATCGGGAGATATATCCTGACACCTGACATCTTCGATATACTCGAGGGTGTGAGTCCCGGAAAAGGAGGAGAAGTTCAGCTGACTGACGCACTTTTTGCGCTGCTGAAAAAGCGGCAGATATACGGATATCTCTTTACGGGAAAAAGATACGACGCGGGTGACAAACTGGGCTATCTGAAAGCGACAGTTGATCTGGCGTTGCGAAACCATACGGTCTCCGAACAGTTCAGGGACTATATTATCCAGGTAGCTGCAGCAATAAAAAAATAAGATTGAGGGGTTACGATGGTTGATGTGCTGGATGCGGAACAGAAGGTCGATAAGGAGATAGAAATCCCGGAAAGTTTGCCGGTGCTTCCGGTACGGGATATTGTGGTGTTTCCTTATATGATACTTCCCCTGTTTGTGGGAAGAGACATCTCGATAAAGGCTATTGAATCTTCACTGAGTTCAAACAGGATGGTACTTCTCCTGACACAGAAGGATCTAAACATAGAAAATCCCACGCCGGAGGATCTTTTCACTGTCGGCACGGTCGCCCTTGTCATGAGAATGCTGAAACTCCCTGACGGCAGGGTGAAGATACTTGTGCAAGGCATGACCAAGGCGAGGGCGCTGGAGTTTTCCCAGACTGATCCTTTTTTTACCGCGACTGTGGAAAAGATTGAGGATGACAAACAGGAGAAGCTGACCATTGAAGATGAAGCACAGATCAGGAATGTGAAAAGCCAGCTTGAGAAGGTCGTATCGCTGGGAAAATCCATTTTGCCTGATATCATGGGAGTAGTCGAAAATATCGACGAGCCGGGAAGACTTGCAGACCTGATAGCGTCGAATATCGGTCTGAAGGCAGAGCAGTCACAGGAAATGCTGGAAATCAAAGACCCGATGGTCAGGCTGAAAAGAATGAGTGAAATACTGTCAAGGGAGATCGAACTCCTGACGGTCCAGCAGAAAATACAGTCCGAGGCAAGGGGAGAGATTGACAAGACCCAGCGCGAGTATTTCCTGAGGGAGCAGCTTAAGGCAATACAGAAAGAACTCGGAGACATCGATGAAAGGGCGGAAGAGATAAGGGAATTCAGAAAAAAGATCGAAGAAGCAAAAATGCCGGAAAAGGTTCTGAAGGAAGCTGAAAAGCAGTTAAAGCGGCTTGAGAAGATGCATCCGGACAGTGCCGAAGCTGCAACGGTCAGAACATACCTCGACTGGCTGGTAGAAATACCATGGGCCAAATCAACAAAGGATAACCTTGATATCAAGGCCGCGGAGAAGGTGCTGAATGAGGACCACTATGATCTTGAGAAGGTGAAGGAGCGTATTCTGGAATACCTCAGTGTCAGAAAGCTAAAGGAGAAAATGAAGGGCCCGATCCTCAGCTTCATCGGCCCTCCCGGTGTCGGCAAGACATCCCTGGGCAAATCCATCGCAAGGACATTGGGAAGGGAATTTGTACGGATATCTCTCGGGGGAGTAAGGGACGAGGCAGAAATAAGAGGCCACAGGAGAACCTACGTCGGTGCGCTTCCCGGAAGGATAATCCAGGGCATTAAGACCGCAGGGACAAACAATCCTGTTTTTATGCTTGACGAGATTGACAAGATAGGCATGGACTTCAGGGGGGACCCTTCATCAGCGCTTCTTGAAGTGCTGGACCCCGAGCAGAACAATACATTTGCTGACCATTATCTCGCCGTTCCGTTTGACCTGTCCAACGTCATGTTTATCACAACCGGCAATCTTGTTGATACCATACCGGGCCCTCTCCGTGACAGGATGGAGATCATCTATCTGTCCGGGTATACGACGGAGGAAAAGCTTGGCATCGCAAAGAACTATCTGATTCCGAAACAGCTTGAAGAACATGGTATCAGCAACAAGATCCTGAGAATAACCGATCCCGGGCTTTTCGGCCTTATTTCCCAGTATACAAGGGAAGCGGGGGTGAGAAATCTCGAGCGGCAAATTGCGAACCTCTGCAGAAAAGTGGCAAAGAAGATCGCTGAGGGAAAAGACAAGATCTTTGTGATAAGCGCACAGAACATTCACCGGTACCTCGGGGTACCCAAGTACCTGCCCGAGGAGGAAATCGCAAACGACGAGGTCGGTGTCGCTACAGGGCTTGCATGGACAGAGACAGGCGGGGACATTATTTACGTCGAGGCGACAACCATGAAGGGAAAAGGGCAGCTTACTCTGACAGGACAGCTCGGTGACATCATGAAGGAATCTGCCCAGGCTGCCCTGAGTTATGTAAAATCGAGGGCAAGAAAACTCGGAATCAAAGAGGATATCTTTTCGAGGACTGACCTTCATATCCATGTTCCTGCCGGTGCCATTCCGAAGGACGGACCTTCAGCAGGCATCACCATGGGGACTTCAATAGCATCAGCACTTACAGGAAGAGCGGTGAGCAAGAACATCGCAATGACCGGAGAAGTCACGCTTCGCGGAAGGGTTCTTCCCATAGGAGGATTGAAAGAGAAGGCGCTTGCTGCGAAGAGAATGGGAATCAACAGAGTCATCATCCCGAAGAGGAACAAAAAGGATCTCGAAGACATTCCCAAATACATCAAGAAGGACATGGAGTTCATATTTGTTGAGACCATGGATGAAGTGCTGAAGGCTGCCTTAAAGAATAGCGGCAAAAAAGCACGAAAAAATCTTCCGGCACATAACGCCCGTCAGCTTAAAAAAGGCCGTCGATGATGGCTGCCGGACAGATGCGAATAGTCCTGCAACCGTGATTCCTGGCAGTTTCTCACGGGACGGAGAGGGGTAACGTGCTCTATCCCGAACACTACCTGTTCCCATGGCACCAATTACTGGCTGAATCCTGCAATGGTGGCTTGCCGGGGTATGACGGCAGAGGAAAACAATGTCTGCGAAGGGGGTATTCCCCGGGTATGCAGCAAAATATGACACACTTTACCCGCAGCAAAGAGTGATATGAAGATCTCGGAAATCGGCGAGATTCTCCTTTTGGAACAGATCAGGAAGATGTTTTCGGAAAAATCCGGCAGGGTCCTAATCGGGATCGGAGATGACGCCGCAGCAGTCAGGCCGGTCAGTGAGACGCTTCTCGCGACTACCGACATGATGGTCGAAAAGGTGCATTTCGATCTCCGGTTCATCACACCTTATCAGCTGGGGTTTAAATTGCTGTCCGTGAATGTCAGTGATATTTATGCAATGGGAGGAACACCTTTTTCGTGTCTCCTCAATCTTGCGGTAAACAGAAATATCCCGCAGGAATTTCTTGATATGTTTTTTGAAGGAATCAGAGATGCCTGCACCTTGTACAGAGTGACGGTCATCGGAGGCGATCTCTCGGCGTCTGTGAGGGACATGTGCCTTTCAGCTACGGTCTTGGGGCATGCGAAGAAGTGTATACGGCGCTCAGGGGCACGGGCAGGCGACCGGATTTATGTCACCGGGGATCTCGGGGATTCCGCCTGCGGCCTGGAACTGCTGAAAAGGGCAAATACGCACGTGCCTCTGTCTCTGAAAAGGGTTAATGTCAGAGATCATCGCGTTTTACCCATGAAATTAAGTGGTAAGGGGAAGGGCGGAGGTCTGCGCGCAGCGCTTCAGGACGCCAAGGCTGCCTTTCTCCGTCTCGGGTGCGCATGGAAAGACGTTCAGCCCCTCGTTACCCGGCATCTTCTGCCTGAGGCAAGGACCCCGGAACCCATTGCCGGAAAGGCAACTGCGCTCATTGATGTCAGCGACGGGCTCCTGATCGATTTAACGAGGATTTGCCATGAGAGCCGCACCGGGGCCAGAATATATCGTGACAGGATTCCGCTGTCACAAGAACTGAGAACGGTTTCGGCGCGTCTCGGGATGTCTCCGGAAAAACTCGCGCTATCAGGCGGCGAGGATTATGAGCTCCTTTTCACTGTGCCGAAAGGAACAAGGGTAAAGGCACACTATATCGGAGATGTTGTACAATCTGGTATGGTAATGGTGGATAGAGAAGGGCGGGAAAAACCGTTTATTTCTGAAGGCTATCAGCATTTCAGGAAGAAGAAAACAAGAGCATGAATAAATATCAGAAAATTGCCCTGTTAATAGGGGCTATTATCCTCATATTGCTTTTCGGAAAAACAATTACCCAGGTTGGGTTGAGAACCATCGGTTCGCTTGGTGCGATGGCGGGCAAATTCATTATTCTCATCATTGCGATAGTGCTTATCGTTTCTTTCCTGAAAAAGGCAGGAAAAAAGAAATAGCCCTGCGCGCGGTTGAGGGTTCAGCCGAAAACACGACAAAAATGTATTGACTTCCCTTTATTTCCGGTGATAAGGTAGTCCGTGAGGACAAAAAGATGCCGAATTTAAGACTCCTCCACCCGGTATTCACTCTTGATAACCAGGTATTGTTTGCCCCAGGCACCGTTCTCACAAGAAACACCCTTGATGACGCACTCTCCTCATTCAGGCGCATTCCCTATAAAACCTGTTCACTTCTTGGCTTCAGTACGGTAAAGGAAGACCTCCTGAATTTTCTGAGCATCCCTCCGTATGTGACCATCTTCTTTGACCAGAGGCAGATTGATGAGCTGATGAACCTGCTTGACACGATTAATCTCCCTGTGCCTGTTCTCGAAACGATCGAGTATGTCAAGCAGAATGACTTCCAGACGTACTGTCATATCCTCATAGTATTTGCGCTGTCTACCCTGCTGACGAAGCTTCTTCTGTCAGACACCCAGAAAAGGATCAGGGTGGCAGCAACCGGTCCCACCCATGATATCGGCAAGATCTGCGTGCCCCTGTCTGTGCTGCAAAAAACCACCCCGCTGACGAAAAAGGAAAAGGCGCTCCTTGAGCACCATACCATTGCAGGGTATGTGCTGCTTTCCCATTACTCCAACAACAGCAGGCGTCTGGTCTGCAAGGTGGCGCTGGAGCATCATGAAAGGGAAGACGGTTCAGGATATCCCCGGGGAATTATGATGAAGGATATCTTAGTGGAGATTATTACTGTCAGCGACATCTACGATGCCCTGATTGCACCCCGTCCTTACCGTTCTTCCGCGTATGACAACCGGACTGCGCTCGAGGAAATAACCCGGATGGCGGAAGAAAAGAAACTTCGATGGGATGTCGTGAAGGCCCTGATCTCGGTTAACCGGGAATCAAAGCCGAATCACACCAAAATTACCATATCAGGCGAAAAAAGGGGAACACCGCCTCTCCATAATGTTCATGGTATCACTTCGGATGCATGAAGCCTGCCCCTGATTCACAAAATATGCATTAATCCGCGTAGACAGACTTATTGTGCAGAATGCCTCCGCCTTTATCTGTTGCTATTACCCTGAGGAACGCAGCTTCGCCGGGCCCGTTCTGTGCAACGTTTATCTGGCTTACCAGAGATACGCTGGCAGCGCCCGCAGCAAACAAGCTGACATTCGGATCCCACGGAGACATCTCCTTATGTAGAGTCTGTCTCGCGAGAACAAACTGGTTGTCGAGCGTACCGGCGAGAAAAAGGGAAAAAAGCTGACTGTTGTTCATGTCCGCATTGTCGATTAATCCGTCTCCGTTTGAGTCAACTTCCCTGAAAGCACCGGATAACCCGGTGTTTCCCTTGAAAGCACCATTAAGCCATGCCTGGAGTTCCGGCTCGATTGCTGCCGATGCCCTGAGAACAGCACCTCTTTTCAGGCGATCCTGCATTCCGAGATATGCGGGCATGGCTAATGCGACAATAATACCGATAACCGCAAATACGATGAGGAGTTCAAGAAGCGCAAAGCCTTTCATATCTGAAAATCTCTTTGTCGCGGTACTCATCTGAAGACCAAATAAAGAATGCATGATAGAATGATACCAAAAAAAAACGAAAAAGGGGGATGCTCAGTGACATTTTTATCGATACACTGAAGTAGGGCTTGGAACGGAATCTTTCCGGAAAGAATCCATATATATTTTGCTTTTTTGGCGGGAATTATATACAATTTTCTGTATAAGTCTCACATTTTATAGGGATAAACAAGCGTGCCATACGATTGCATGGCA
The Nitrospirota bacterium DNA segment above includes these coding regions:
- a CDS encoding c(7)-type cytochrome triheme domain-containing protein, with the protein product MKFAKIILSVLVAVAFVGSAIAVGPGKSVEYAGGDAGKVLFNGDTHGPKQGMKCADCHPKPFGMKKGAFKMTREDHEKPDYCGKCHDGQKAFSQTAEADCGKCHMKQTEEAPKTEEVTAETPAEEKK
- a CDS encoding thiamine-phosphate kinase — protein: MKISEIGEILLLEQIRKMFSEKSGRVLIGIGDDAAAVRPVSETLLATTDMMVEKVHFDLRFITPYQLGFKLLSVNVSDIYAMGGTPFSCLLNLAVNRNIPQEFLDMFFEGIRDACTLYRVTVIGGDLSASVRDMCLSATVLGHAKKCIRRSGARAGDRIYVTGDLGDSACGLELLKRANTHVPLSLKRVNVRDHRVLPMKLSGKGKGGGLRAALQDAKAAFLRLGCAWKDVQPLVTRHLLPEARTPEPIAGKATALIDVSDGLLIDLTRICHESRTGARIYRDRIPLSQELRTVSARLGMSPEKLALSGGEDYELLFTVPKGTRVKAHYIGDVVQSGMVMVDREGREKPFISEGYQHFRKKKTRA
- a CDS encoding HD domain-containing phosphohydrolase, with product MPNLRLLHPVFTLDNQVLFAPGTVLTRNTLDDALSSFRRIPYKTCSLLGFSTVKEDLLNFLSIPPYVTIFFDQRQIDELMNLLDTINLPVPVLETIEYVKQNDFQTYCHILIVFALSTLLTKLLLSDTQKRIRVAATGPTHDIGKICVPLSVLQKTTPLTKKEKALLEHHTIAGYVLLSHYSNNSRRLVCKVALEHHEREDGSGYPRGIMMKDILVEIITVSDIYDALIAPRPYRSSAYDNRTALEEITRMAEEKKLRWDVVKALISVNRESKPNHTKITISGEKRGTPPLHNVHGITSDA
- the galU gene encoding UTP--glucose-1-phosphate uridylyltransferase GalU yields the protein MKKIIRKVILPAGGLGTRFLPATKASPKEMLPIVDKPMIQYAIEEASACGIEEFIIITGKYKRAIEDHFDSAYELEESLKKTGKKRQLEEINRLNKLNFAYIRQKAALGLGHAISCAKPFVKDEPFAVILSDDIIDPEDCLLRDMIHLYREFDSPILALQKVPASEVNKYGIVDGKKERDNVFRIDSLVEKPALNDAPSDMAIIGRYILTPDIFDILEGVSPGKGGEVQLTDALFALLKKRQIYGYLFTGKRYDAGDKLGYLKATVDLALRNHTVSEQFRDYIIQVAAAIKK
- the lon gene encoding endopeptidase La, which gives rise to MVDVLDAEQKVDKEIEIPESLPVLPVRDIVVFPYMILPLFVGRDISIKAIESSLSSNRMVLLLTQKDLNIENPTPEDLFTVGTVALVMRMLKLPDGRVKILVQGMTKARALEFSQTDPFFTATVEKIEDDKQEKLTIEDEAQIRNVKSQLEKVVSLGKSILPDIMGVVENIDEPGRLADLIASNIGLKAEQSQEMLEIKDPMVRLKRMSEILSREIELLTVQQKIQSEARGEIDKTQREYFLREQLKAIQKELGDIDERAEEIREFRKKIEEAKMPEKVLKEAEKQLKRLEKMHPDSAEAATVRTYLDWLVEIPWAKSTKDNLDIKAAEKVLNEDHYDLEKVKERILEYLSVRKLKEKMKGPILSFIGPPGVGKTSLGKSIARTLGREFVRISLGGVRDEAEIRGHRRTYVGALPGRIIQGIKTAGTNNPVFMLDEIDKIGMDFRGDPSSALLEVLDPEQNNTFADHYLAVPFDLSNVMFITTGNLVDTIPGPLRDRMEIIYLSGYTTEEKLGIAKNYLIPKQLEEHGISNKILRITDPGLFGLISQYTREAGVRNLERQIANLCRKVAKKIAEGKDKIFVISAQNIHRYLGVPKYLPEEEIANDEVGVATGLAWTETGGDIIYVEATTMKGKGQLTLTGQLGDIMKESAQAALSYVKSRARKLGIKEDIFSRTDLHIHVPAGAIPKDGPSAGITMGTSIASALTGRAVSKNIAMTGEVTLRGRVLPIGGLKEKALAAKRMGINRVIIPKRNKKDLEDIPKYIKKDMEFIFVETMDEVLKAALKNSGKKARKNLPAHNARQLKKGRR
- a CDS encoding prepilin-type N-terminal cleavage/methylation domain-containing protein — protein: MKGFALLELLIVFAVIGIIVALAMPAYLGMQDRLKRGAVLRASAAIEPELQAWLNGAFKGNTGLSGAFREVDSNGDGLIDNADMNNSQLFSLFLAGTLDNQFVLARQTLHKEMSPWDPNVSLFAAGAASVSLVSQINVAQNGPGEAAFLRVIATDKGGGILHNKSVYAD